The Pangasianodon hypophthalmus isolate fPanHyp1 chromosome 13, fPanHyp1.pri, whole genome shotgun sequence genome includes a window with the following:
- the rcn3 gene encoding reticulocalbin-3 isoform X2, whose translation MQLFILSVCLALGLAVPPQEKRVHHQRDLSDHAHDDTHGYQYDHEAFLGKEEAKTFDQLTPEESKARLGKIVDRIDTDKDGFVSHAELHYWIKHRQRRYIEENVDKHWKEYDQNKDGKISWIEYKNTTYGTYLDDDSEDLEDRESYKAMHARDQRRFKMADKDGDGIASREEFTAFLHPEEFEYMKSLVVQETMEDIDKNGDGKVNLEEYIGDMFTPEEGESEPEWVTTERKHFSEYRDSNKDGFLDADEVGHWILPGDVDHTDNEARHLIHETDKNNDGRLSISEIMDKMEVVKISTITDYGTLLLREHDEL comes from the exons atGCAGTTGTTTATCCTCTCGGTGTGTTTGGCGCTCGGCCTCGCCGTCCCTCCTCAGGAGAAACGCGTGCACCACCAGCGTGACCTGAGTGACCACGCCCACGACGACACTCACGGCTACCAGTACGACCACGAGGCCTTCCTGGGCAAAGAGGAAGCCAAGACCTTCGACCAGCTGACCCCTGAGGAGAGCAAAGCCAGACTCGG GAAAATCGTAGACCGCATCGACACGGATAAGGACGGCTTCGTTAGCCACGCCGAGCTGCACTACTGGATCAAACACAGGCAGAGGAGATACATCGAGGAGAACGTGGACAAGCACTGGAAGGAGTACGACCAGAACAAGGACGGCAAGATCTCCTGGATCGAGTACAAGAACACCACCTACGGCACGTACCTGG ATGATGATTCTGAGGATTTGGAAGACAGAGAGTCGTACAAAGCCATGCACGCTCGAGACCAGCGGAGGTTCAAGATGGCGGATAAAGACGGAGACGGCATCGCGTCGAGGGAGGAGTTCACCGCGTTCCTCCACCCAGAGGAGTTCGAGTACATGAAGAGCCTTGTAGTGCAG GAGACGATGGAGGACATCGACAAGAACGGAGACGGCAAGGTCAATTTAGAGGAGTACATCG GCGACATGTTCACCCCTGAGGAGGGCGAGAGTGAACCCGAGTGGGTGACCACAGAGAGGAAACACTTCTCCGAGTACAGAGACAGCAACAAG GACGGGTTCCTTGACGCTGATGAAGTCGGTCACTGGATCCTGCCGGGAGACGTGGATCACACCGACAACGAGGCCAGACATCTCATCCACGAGACAGACAAGAACAAC GACGGTCGTCTCTCCATCAGTGAGATCATGGACAAAATGGAGGTGGTTAAAATCAGCACCATTACAGACTACGGCACGCTGTTACTG
- the rcn3 gene encoding reticulocalbin-3 isoform X1 translates to MQLFILSVCLALGLAVPPQEKRVHHQRDLSDHAHDDTHGYQYDHEAFLGKEEAKTFDQLTPEESKARLGKIVDRIDTDKDGFVSHAELHYWIKHRQRRYIEENVDKHWKEYDQNKDGKISWIEYKNTTYGTYLDDDSEDLEDRESYKAMHARDQRRFKMADKDGDGIASREEFTAFLHPEEFEYMKSLVVQETMEDIDKNGDGKVNLEEYIGDMFTPEEGESEPEWVTTERKHFSEYRDSNKDGFLDADEVGHWILPGDVDHTDNEARHLIHETDKNNDEKISKAEILDNWNMFVGSQATNYGEDLTRKHDEL, encoded by the exons atGCAGTTGTTTATCCTCTCGGTGTGTTTGGCGCTCGGCCTCGCCGTCCCTCCTCAGGAGAAACGCGTGCACCACCAGCGTGACCTGAGTGACCACGCCCACGACGACACTCACGGCTACCAGTACGACCACGAGGCCTTCCTGGGCAAAGAGGAAGCCAAGACCTTCGACCAGCTGACCCCTGAGGAGAGCAAAGCCAGACTCGG GAAAATCGTAGACCGCATCGACACGGATAAGGACGGCTTCGTTAGCCACGCCGAGCTGCACTACTGGATCAAACACAGGCAGAGGAGATACATCGAGGAGAACGTGGACAAGCACTGGAAGGAGTACGACCAGAACAAGGACGGCAAGATCTCCTGGATCGAGTACAAGAACACCACCTACGGCACGTACCTGG ATGATGATTCTGAGGATTTGGAAGACAGAGAGTCGTACAAAGCCATGCACGCTCGAGACCAGCGGAGGTTCAAGATGGCGGATAAAGACGGAGACGGCATCGCGTCGAGGGAGGAGTTCACCGCGTTCCTCCACCCAGAGGAGTTCGAGTACATGAAGAGCCTTGTAGTGCAG GAGACGATGGAGGACATCGACAAGAACGGAGACGGCAAGGTCAATTTAGAGGAGTACATCG GCGACATGTTCACCCCTGAGGAGGGCGAGAGTGAACCCGAGTGGGTGACCACAGAGAGGAAACACTTCTCCGAGTACAGAGACAGCAACAAG GACGGGTTCCTTGACGCTGATGAAGTCGGTCACTGGATCCTGCCGGGAGACGTGGATCACACCGACAACGAGGCCAGACATCTCATCCACGAGACAGACAAGAACAAC GACGAGAAAATTTCCAAGGCAGAGATTCTGGATAATTGGAACATGTTTGTCGGCAGCCAAGCCACTAATTACGGAGAAGATCTGACGAGGAAACACGACGAGCTCTGA